From a single Brettanomyces bruxellensis chromosome 5, complete sequence genomic region:
- a CDS encoding uncharacterized protein (BUSCO:EOG09263CG2): MRVDPWKVYDPSNIEQGNQIAQCVLNFINDPLTLKGTKSQSTFENALPKINEYTVLSGIVALQGKTVEKTLKKRKTNTMPQTYLLTLTTGLKVLPAEKIHTQSRGRLLHDMHAEILSIRLFNLILLEDIKRINDCSDNDRCGKILRQNRNGLFQLRDSTIKLAMFVTEAPCGDASLENISSRSSSNVDWKDEKCGLEPIRGRSFFNRKGLVRTKPGRRDSQKSLSKSCSDKLCMKQFTSLLNSTTFSFIDPAYRYQFYLEYIVIPEESISPVDVQRCFSDRLNLDKSETNIQDYFHAFKILPTELPDFPYQFKLNNSLNACATSLVYSPVYPNMLEVINKGVLNGRSSKKHINKEASSQLCREALFERVAELNSNCFENIKTYSNFKGSIKELRKIKEGAKKIFKNWGESTIDDFTIRGES; encoded by the coding sequence ATGAGGGTTGACCCATGGAAAGTGTATGATCCCTCAAATATAGAGCAAGGAAATCAAATTGCGCAATGCGTCTTGAACTTTATCAATGATCCTTTAACCTTGAAAGGAACTAAGAGTCAATCAACATTTGAGAATGCATTGCCAAAAATAAACGAATATACCGTTTTATCAGGAATAGTTGCATTACAAGGTAAAACAGTGGAAAAAACGTTGAAGAAACGGAAAACAAACACGATGCCACAAACTTATCTGTTGACACTAACCACGGGGTTGAAAGTGTTACCTGCCGAAAAGATACATACCCAATCCAGGGGCCGTCTACTTCATGATATGCATGCAGAGATTTTGTCAATTCGACTCTTTAATTTGATTCTCTTAGAGGATATAAAGAGGATAAACGATTGCAGTGATAATGATAGATGTGGCAAAATTTTAAGGCAAAATAGGAATGGCCTTTTTCAATTGAGGGATAGTACAATTAAACTCGCTATGTTTGTTACAGAGGCCCCATGTGGGGATGCATCtttagaaaatatttcttctagGAGTAGTAGCAATGTTGATtggaaagatgaaaaatgcGGACTCGAACCAATTAGAGGGAGATCATTCTTCAATAGAAAAGGATTAGTAAGAACGAAACCTGGAAGAAGAGATTCGCAAAAATCTTTGTCAAAATCGTGTTCGGACAAACTTTGCATGAAACAATTTACTTCTTTACTAAACTCAACAaccttttcatttattgatCCAGCATATAGGTACCAGTTTTACTTAGAATACATTGTGATTCCAGAAGAAAGCATCAGCCCTGTAGATGTGCAACGATGCTTTAGTGATCGGTTGAATTTAGACAAATCTGAGACTAATATTCAAGATTATTTCCACGCATTTAAAATCCTCCCCACTGAATTACCCGATTTCCCCTATCAATTTAAGTTGAATAACTCCCTGAACGCATGTGCCACATCATTGGTTTATTCACCTGTGTATCCAAATATGTTGGAAGTGATAAATAAGGGTGTACTAAACGGAAGATCGTCAAAAAAACATATTAACAAGGAGGCAAGCAGCCAATTATGCCGGGAAGCTCTTTTTGAAAGGGTAGCTGAACTAAATTCAAACTGTTTTGAAAACATAAAAACATATTCCAACTTCAAAGGAAGTATCAAAGAGCTTaggaaaattaaagaaggagccAAGAAGATATTCAAAAACTGGGGAGAATCTACAATCGATGATTTTACAATTAGAGGAGAAAGCTAA
- a CDS encoding uncharacterized protein (SECRETED:SignalP(1-23)) — translation MKYVTLTIISSLAAFSITVNCLADPLAFANAEGLAIADSDGASYDCHSNCGYAILAARKCSPDGESDAEYDSDCLCKNSTQFLSLAPKCLDCGWCLWSDYGSYLTSAFQECGFSTQPTGTSCLEDKTSYLEAYGTVSQTVTSDNSKASSYASNYAKSIYSSKNDTITSTSSGNGSYSSGEVVRSITSSFSTFESNTSSNSFDSTASTRSDSYSDSSSTISNTSLSTDAGNSISLGFAPIFLAFISIVLL, via the coding sequence ATGAAGTACGTAACACTAACAATAATATCATCCCTGGCTGCCTTCAGTATCACAGTTAACTGTTTAGCAGACCCTTTGGCATTTGCAAATGCGGAAGGGTTAGCAATTGCTGACAGTGACGGCGCATCATATGATTGCCATTCGAATTGTGGTTATGCAATCTTGGCTGCTAGAAAATGCTCCCCAGACGGGGAAAGTGACGCAGAATATGATTCAGACTGTCTCTGCAAAAATAGTACACAATTCCTTTCCTTGGCCCCAAAGTGCTTAGACTGTGGCTGGTGTCTTTGGTCAGACTATGGTTCGTATCTCACTAGCGCTTTTCAAGAATGTGGATTTTCGACACAGCCAACTGGAACAAGCTGTCTTGAAGACAAAACATCATATCTAGAAGCATATGGAACTGTATCACAGACAGTTACAAGCGACAATTCAAAAGCATCATCTTATGCATCCAACTATGCAAAATCAATTTACAGTAGTAAGAATGACACCATAACATCTACCTCCTCTGGTAACGGTAGCTATTCATCTGGAGAGGTTGTTAGGTCTATTACATCCAGTTTCTCGACATTCGAATCAAACACTTCAAGCAATTCTTTTGACTCCACTGCTTCGACACGTTCAGACAGCTATTCAGATTCTTCTTCCACAATTTCAAACACTTCCTTGAGCACTGATGCTGGAAATTCTATTTCTTTAGGGTTTGcaccaatttttttggcatttaTATCTATTGTTCTACTATAA
- the ERB1 gene encoding Ribosome biogenesis protein erb1 (BUSCO:EOG092612LP), with translation MMAKKRSFEVEKESSETSEESKENFKVSGLIDAEDSDSDNEDIVSHEEGMENSIHTADSDEDDDSEEELNRLLAEEEEKEEQSSEEDNSSAEDTDTITDKLSGMKLRTLSSGSLNSMGERKGKWADGTLRLIKPEIDPVYDSDDSDREDINTVGNIPISVYDEYPHIGYDINGKRIMRPAKGSALEQLLENIDIPEGWTGLLDKNSGKTLNLTEEELNLIGKIEKNENTDDSESPYGPTIRWFTSEQEVMPLMATPEPKRRFVPSKNEAKRIMKIVKAIREGRIIPPEKRRQLQEENEKEELNYDLWDGTDDKLTEDHVMTLRAPKLPPPTNEESYNPPEEYLPTDEERNKWELADSEDRENNYLPTKYDALRKVPGYSESIRERFERCLDLYLAPRQRKNKLNIDPESLIPNLPSPKDLRPFPIRTSTIYKGHNGAIRTLSVDPSGNWLATGSDDGTVRIWEILTGREVFKTAIIEDPENNEDHISALAWNPAKDVRILAVACGTNIYLVIPSIFGYDIEDHSRLKIENGWGYGKNGSNTTNLKSIDNTNEDDGETEQAKSDAATWNKPTGSQKSREISCVISTRRSKGDSSKTCAITKISWHHRGDYFVSVSPEGGNKASVLIHQLSRHVSQSPFRKSRGIVMDAQFHPTKPELIVMSQRYIRIYDLQQQKLVKKLLPGAKWLSCMDVHPRGGDHIIAGSFDKRLLWHDLDLSNTPYKTLRYHKKAIRAVAFHKGSMPLFCSASDDGTIDVFHATLYDDMMTNPLLVPLKKLSGHKVVNSLGVLSVCWHPKEAWLFSAGADCTARLWTD, from the coding sequence ATGATggcaaagaaaagaagttttGAAGTGGAAAAAGAGTCTTCGGAAACATCAGAGGAGtctaaagaaaattttaagGTTTCTGGATTAATTGATGCAGAAGACAGCGATAGTGACAACGAAGATATAGTGAGCCATGAAGAGGGAATGGAAAATAGTATTCATACTGCTGAttcagatgaagatgatgattcgGAGGAGGAATTAAATCGCCTTCTTgcggaagaagaggaaaaggaagaacaGAGCTCGGAAGAAGACAATTCTTCCGCTGAAGACACGGACACTATAACGGACAAACTTTCTGGAATGAAACTTCGAACTCTTTCTAGTGGATCGTTAAATTCTATGGGAGAgaggaaaggaaaatgggCAGATGGCACACTTAGATTAATTAAACCTGAAATAGATCCGGTTTATGATTCTGACGATTCTGACCGGGAGGACATTAATACGGTTGGAAACATTCCGATATCTGTTTACGATGAATATCCTCATATTGGTTATGATATTAATGGTAAGAGGATCATGAGACCAGCTAAAGGCTCGGCGTTGGAACAACTTTTAGAAAACATAGATATACCGGAAGGTTGGACAGGATTATTGGACAAGAATTCAGGAAAGACGCTCAACTTGACAGAGGAAGAGCTTAATTTGATTggaaaaattgagaaaaatgaaaacacCGATGACTCGGAAAGTCCATATGGACCTACAATTAGGTGGTTTACGAGTGAACAGGAGGTTATGCCATTAATGGCTACACCCGAGCCAAAAAGAAGGTTTGTTCCATCCAAAAACGAGGCAAAAAGAATTATGAAAATTGTCAAGGCAATCAGAGAAGGCAGAATTATACCACctgaaaagagaagacaACTTCAGGAGGAAAACGAAAAGGAGGAACTGAATTATGATTTGTGGGATGGCACCGATGACAAACTTACAGAGGATCATGTTATGACTCTCAGAGCGCCCAAATTACCACCACCGACGAATGAAGAGAGTTATAACCCACCTGAAGAGTATCTACCTACCGATGAAGAACGTAATAAGTGGGAGCTAGCAGACTCAGAGGATAGGGAGAATAATTATCTTCCAACGAAGTACGACGCCCTTAGGAAAGTTCCAGGATATAGTGAGAGTATTAGAGAACGCTTTGAGAGGTGCTTGGATTTGTATTTAGCCCcaagacaaagaaaaaacaaattgaATATCGACCCCGAATCCTTAATTCCAAATTTACCGTCACCTAAAGACTTGAGACCTTTCCCAATCCGTACGTCTACAATTTATAAGGGTCACAATGGAGCTATCAGGACTTTGTCAGTTGATCCATCTGGAAATTGGCTTGCTACAGGTTCGGATGATGGAACAGTCAGAATTTGGGAAATTCTTACGGGAAGGGAAGTCTTCAAAACGGCTATTATTGAGGATCCAGAAAACAATGAGGATCACATAAGTGCGCTTGCATGGAACCCTGCAAAAGATGTTCGTATTTTAGCTGTTGCATGTGGTACAAATATTTACCTTGTGATCCCTTCTATATTTGGTTATGATATCGAAGATCACAGCAGGTTGAAGATAGAGAATGGATGGGGCTACGGAAAAAATGGTAGCAATACGACGAACCTTAAAAGCATTGACAATAcaaatgaggatgatggTGAAACTGAACAGGCTAAATCAGATGCCGCAACATGGAATAAACCAACTGGGTCACAGAAATCACGGGAAATATCTTGCGTCATATCTACTAGAAGGAGTAAAGGTGATTCATCAAAGACCTGTGCCATAACAAAGATTTCTTGGCATCATCGTGGTGACTACTTTGTTTCTGTTTCGCCTGAAGGTGGCAATAAAGCATCAGTTTTGATTCATCAACTTTCTAGACACGTTTCACAGTCACCATTCCGGAAGTCCAGGGGTATCGTAATGGATGCACAGTTCCACCCAACGAAGCCAGAATTAATTGTGATGTCTCAAAGGTATATTAGAATCTATGACCTTCAACAGCAGAAGCTGGTGAAGAAGCTTTTACCTGGGGCAAAATGGCTTTCCTGTATGGATGTGCACCCAAGGGGAGGAGACCACATTATTGCCGGTTCCTTTGATAAGAGGTTGCTATGGCATGATTTGGATTTGAGTAATACACCTTACAAAACGTTGAGATATCACAAAAAAGCAATTAGGGCTGTTGCGTTCCATAAGGGAAGTATGCCATTATTTTGTTCTGCATCTGATGACGGAACTATTGATGTCTTTCATGCTACATTGTATGATGACATGATGACAAATCCTTTGCTTGTGCCATTGAAAAAGCTTTCTGGACACAAAGTTGTTAACTCATTGGGTGTGCTATCTGTTTGTTGGCATCCTAAAGAAGCTTGGCTCTTTTCAGCTGGTGCCGACTGCACTGCGCGCCTCTGGACAGATTAA
- a CDS encoding uncharacterized protein (BUSCO:EOG092615IE), with the protein MSDEKEAIVERRIRPLDKTVVNRIAAGEVIIAPSNALKEILENSIDAKSTAIEISIKDGGLKLLQITDDGSGINKDDLPLLCERFATSKLTKFEDLQSISTYGFRGEALASISHISHLSVVTKTSSDECAWKCYYLDGKLAPPPTGGSSEPRAVAGRDGTSIIVEDLFYNVPSRLRTLRSQSEEYARIVEVTSSYAIHTLNVGFSCKKQGTNKMDLVIRSSMSQKDRIRSIYGSGVANELMLVDVNTDLDIGLNKCHGYVTSCNYTNKKSIKPVFFINNRLVVCEPLKRAINQVYVTYLPKGHKPFMYLSLEIDPKNVDVNVHPTKREVRFLNEEEIIGRITSAIEEKLSSLDTSRTFLTQQVISTSQQVKEKQTHKLELQQPEIEVKKPKLRSVSSIKAFKRPYEKDMVRTDFNQSTLSSFVSSTYDSDKSNVGESSFTVEPTGNSEEGNVDSISPREERNANSDNADAELRNGENIKTNKANIVPQEGEEISHITPTIVNLDSIKALRKEVKEEANAELTELFSKHTYVGVADYSKRLMCLQYDVRLYLMDYASVCNEFFYQVGLSDFSNFGRIRFTNPVDIRELLKTEIYDNAELMEKYYQDAPKLDDLINTVFIEMSEMLNEYFSIEIDKTNKEYPKLKTLPMLMQNYIPSFNKLSLFLFKIGTKVNWENEQDCLGGVLRQLALFYIPEPLDNDDPNEKEDREKTSYTLENIIFPSIKKRFIATENLVRDVVEIANLPGLYKVFERC; encoded by the coding sequence ATGAGCGACGAGAAAGAAGCTATTGTTGAAAGGAGAATCAGGCCATTGGATAAAACAGTTGTGAACAGAATAGCAGCTGGTGAAGTTATCATAGCCCCTTCAAATGCCCTCAAGGAAATACTAGAAAATTCAATAGATGCAAAAAGCACTGCCATCGAGATTTCAATAAAGGATGGAGGGCTCAAATTACTACAAATAACAGATGATGGATCCGGTATAAATAAGGATgatcttcctcttttatGTGAGAGATTTGCCACATCAAAGCTTACGAAGTTTGAAGATCTTCAATCCATCAGTACATACGGCTTTCGTGGAGAAGCACTTGCCAGTATTTCACATATATCACATCTCTCTGTGGTTACTAAGACTAGTAGCGATGAGTGTGCATGGAAATGTTACTATTTAGACGGAAAACTTGCCCCCCCACCAACCGGGGGAAGTAGTGAGCCAAGAGCCGTCGCCGGAAGAGATGGAACATCCATTATAGTAGAAGATCTATTTTATAATGTTCCATCGAGATTGCGCACATTAAGGTCACAAAGTGAGGAATATGCGAGAATTGTTGAAGTCACAAGTAGCTATGCTATTCACACTTTGAATGTTGGATTCAGCTGCAAGAAGCAAggaacaaataaaatggatCTTGTTATTCGTAGCAGCATGTCGCAAAAAGACAGAATCAGAAGCATTTATGGTTCAGGCGTGGCGAACGAGTTAATGCTGGTTGATGTGAATACAGACTTGGATATTGGATTGAACAAGTGCCATGGGTATGTCACCAGTTGTAATTACACTAATAAGAAGAGTATCAAACCcgtttttttcatcaacaatcGATTAGTTGTCTGTGAACCTTTAAAAAGAGCGATAAATCAAGTTTATGTAACTTATCTTCCTAAAGGACATAAACCGTTCATGTATTTATCGTTAGAGATAGATCcaaaaaatgttgatgttAATGTTCATCCTACAAAAAGGGAGGTCAGATTTTTaaatgaagaggaaattATAGGCCGGATAACATCTGCTATCGAAGAGAAACTTTCGAGTTTGGATACGTCCAGAACATTCTTAACGCAGCAAGTTATTAGCACGTCTCAGCAGGTGAAGGAAAAGCAGACGCACAAATTGGAGTTGCAGCAACCAGAGATTGAGGTTAAAAAGCCTAAGTTGCGTTCCGTCTCCTCGATAAAAGCTTTCAAAAGACCTTATGAGAAAGACATGGTTCGTACTGACTTCAATCAATCAACGCTATCGTCGTTTGTAAGTAGTACATATGACTCTGATAAGAGTAATGTCGGCGAATCATCATTTACGGTTGAACCTACAGGTAATTCAGAGGAAGGCAATGTGGATTCGATTTCAccaagagaagaaagaaatgcaaATAGTGACAATGCTGATGCTGAGCTTAGAAACGGGGAAAAcattaaaacaaataagGCTAACATTGTACCACAAGAGGGGGAAGAAATTTCACACATCACACCTACAATTGTTAATCTAGATAGCATTAAAGCTTTGAGGAAGGAGGTGAAGGAAGAGGCAAATGCCGAACTGACAGAATTGTTTAGTAAGCACACATACGTTGGAGTTGCTGATTATTCCAAAAGATTGATGTGTTTACAATACGATGTAAGGCTTTACTTGATGGATTATGCGTCAGTTTGCAATGAATTTTTCTACCAGGTTGGACTTTCTGATTTTAGCAACTTTGGGAGGATACGATTTACAAATCCCGTTGACATTAGAGAGCTACTTAAAACCGAGATATACGATAATGCTGAATTGATGGAGAAGTATTATCAAGACGCACCAAAGCTTGATGATTTAATAAATACCGTTTTTATTGAAATGTCTGAGATGCtaaatgaatatttttcaatagAAATTGATAAGACTAATAAGGAATACCCGAAATTAAAAACATTACCTATGCTCATGCAGAATTACATTCCCAGCTTCAACAAGCTCAgcttatttctttttaagaTAGGTACCAAGGTAAATTGGGAAAACGAGCAGGACTGTTTAGGAGGCGTTCTAAGGCAATTGGCTTTATTCTACATTCCAGAACCTcttgataatgatgatccAAacgagaaagaagatagagAGAAGACCAGTTACACACtagaaaatattatatttccATCAATTAAGAAACGATTTATAGCAACGGAAAATTTGGTGAGGGATGTAGTGGAAATTGCAAACCTTCCAGGATTATACAAAGTTTTTGAGCGGTGCTAA
- a CDS encoding uncharacterized protein (BUSCO:EOG092620CR) has protein sequence MTDSDPNGLKGSIHTNSVTPQSGIIANSSPDTTSSGTKQIESSAKLLEEPQIRKILISDSSFEILLYRLKQSIKSCDEFANFIKRKHSYEESYARDLRKTASTCKSSIRSNCVFVKDSFIDSLRNVINYDERMVADVRRPYIKALETMYDELSSLGNTFARLRKQLKEEGSRKEKEVMDAISQAEKSRNKYQSVCADLEKLRNSDQSQKKITLQGRKTGPQQEEELNRKLHSADADYNKKAYYSQKCKNELIETVRPRIANHLKELILELDHALQMQLSKYAVFCESLVIGMGNQITPLGHNHTAMQEAVSSIDVERSLYNYIINSKVEHKGSFTPVEYKRHAVFGNLTADGSFARVGNTPSSRIVSGNSHISDPSPANTSQISKSFIPHSTSPYRYGNDKEVSTSSGIKNTIGLNGPRPLSESSISQSNSGNLVQSQRLSNPSVDQNGEEIQVEPKIPNLGPNANNEQGKLFGISIDKVPHDDEMVPLFVKKSIHILDKYGVNTEGIYRSSPNKIHMEQLKEIVDRDPEDLSVLDPPNPESITNDYICVIASLLKKFFAMLPEPLLTFEQTENFLKAGQIEDIKTMHLQLHRIVFELPDADYFTLRDLLFHFIHISQIPRVRMSVRNLAIVWSNNLFTQNSDSGPEQLHLKQRVIEELIHAAPDIFNPIENNEG, from the coding sequence ATGACAGATTCGGATCCAAACGGTTTGAAGGGCTCGATTCATACAAATTCTGTGACTCCTCAGAGTGGTATCATAGCCAATTCATCGCCCGATACTACTTCTTCAGGAACGAAGCAAATAGAAAGTAGTGCAAAGTTATTGGAGGAACCACAAATAAGGAAGATTTTGATATCAGATTCCAGTTTTGAGATATTACTTTATAGACTGAAGCAGAGTATCAAATCATGTGATGAGTTTGCCAACTTtatcaaaagaaagcatagTTATGAGGAAAGTTATGCAAGGGATCTCAGAAAGACTGCCTCGACTTGCAAAAGCAGCATTCGATCCAACTGTGTTTTTGTGAAAGATTCATTTATAGATAGTTTGAGAAATGTGATCAACTATGATGAAAGAATGGTTGCAGATGTGCGAAGGCCCTATATTAAGGCTCTCGAAACGATGTATGATGAGCTTAGTTCATTAGGAAATACATTTGCGCGTTTAAGAAAGCAgctaaaagaagaaggaagtagaaaagaaaaagaagttaTGGATGCAATTTCACAAGCTGAAAAATCTAGAAACAAGTATCAATCGGTGTGCGCCGATTTGGAAAAACTCCGTAATTCGGATCAGTcgcaaaagaaaataacaCTTCAGGGCAGGAAGACGGGCCCTCAgcaggaagaagaattgaATAGAAAACTGCACAGTGCGGATGCAGATTACAACAAAAAGGCATATTATTCCCAGAAGTGTAAAAACGAGCTTATAGAAACTGTCAGACCGCGTATAGCAAATCATCTGAAGGAATTGATATTGGAGTTGGATCATGCTTTGCAAATGCAACTTTCTAAATATGCTGTTTTTTGTGAATCATTAGTCATCGGAATGGGGAATCAAATCACACCATTAGGTCATAACCATACTGCTATGCAAGAAGCGGTTTCCTCGATCGATGTCGAACGCTCATTGTACAACTATATTATAAATAGCAAGGTCGAGCATAAAGGTTCTTTTACACCTGTGGAATATAAACGTCATGCGGTATTCGGAAACCTTACGGCAGATGGAAGTTTTGCGAGGGTTGGTAATACACCTTCGAGCAGAATTGTTTCAGGAAATTCCCATATTTCTGATCCGTCTCCTGCAAATACAAGTCAAATATCTAAATCATTTATACCACATAGCACTTCACCTTACCGCTATGGAAATGATAAAGAGGTATCTACTTCATCCGGAATTAAAAATACAATTGGTCTTAATGGTCCGCGTCCGCTTTCTGAGTCGTCCATTTCACAATCGAACTCTGGCAATCTGGTCCAGAGTCAGCGGCTTTCTAATCCATCTGTTGACcaaaatggagaagaaattCAAGTGGAACCCAAGATCCCAAATTTGGGGCCCAATGCGAATAACGAGCAAGGAAAACTATTTGGTATTTCTATTGATAAAGTACCACATGATGATGAGATGGTCCCATTGTTTGTTAAAAAGAGCATACATATACTTGATAAATATGGCGTTAATACCGAAGGTATTTACCGATCCAGTCCTAATAAGATTCATATGGAGCAACTGAAAGAAATTGTTGATAGAGACCCAGAAGATTTATCTGTTTTAGATCCTCCCAATCCTGAAAGCATTACGAATGACTATATATGTGTTATAGCATCCTTACTAAAGAAATTTTTCGCTATGCTTCCGGAGCCCCTTTTAACGTTTGAACAAACCGAAAATTTTCTCAAAGCTGGACAGATTGAGGATATAAAGACAATGCATCTTCAGCTTCATAGGATTGTTTTTGAACTTCCAGACGCTGACTATTTTACACTCAGAgatttgctttttcatttcattcaCATCAGTCAAATTCCGAGGGTCAGAATGAGTGTAAGAAATTTGGCAATTGTCTGGTCtaataatttatttacaCAGAATTCAGATTCAGGACCCGAACAGCTGCATCTGAAGCAAAGAGTTATCGAAGAATTGATACATGCTGCACCTGATATTTTTAATCCTATTGAGAATAACGAGGGCTAG